Proteins encoded together in one Chitinophaga lutea window:
- a CDS encoding M23 family metallopeptidase translates to MKSIFLAVVAALCCSYAGAQQIPQEEENAQEVLYQRVKKLQTPQPQGPDGDEATNRPKVGALKKITATRSIQPVQQQVFTEADAPGVAKMMRAAVCAAPVVEADLEPVYSSVKAHMPLYLPYKNSSTGVWQGFYYSWDNDNDGANDAHRAVDYGKTSVAAGEDPTFGVYAIAPGKVIDVKWSDGGGNIITVEHTAPDGYKYRSTYLHLRNGYDNDRAKAKATSGKYKAFATNGTTSALCWGTNSQKIAVKVNDLVKAGQFLAYAGNTGSGGIGVILNDDGTLKNPDTRSFNVHLHFEVRVQDTRAGHSGEWVRIDPYGSYNHAGVDCYDLEATTPYARLFAPFYPSFHNVPLDLVNKFWGYYTGMGMALQTVSVDRNGGTLYAAGSFQWGLPGAWYARFYMTGSTYQSYFNSYDQQGYRPRQLSVTKDAGGNPRFSAIWEKKPAGQSAASVHNRDDANFDALWKDYVVNKKWHVQEHVDYTVNGKRYHAAVFVNKPNDNGFYLYYGMKGADFDKKFDELYPNWELRSINVNGSTVGGVWRPKKSNYAAYYGMTSAGYQSKFNQFSSEGLRLIKVQNYDNNGRFSAIWAK, encoded by the coding sequence ATGAAATCCATTTTTCTCGCCGTGGTGGCAGCGCTCTGCTGCTCATACGCCGGCGCACAGCAGATTCCGCAGGAAGAAGAGAATGCACAGGAAGTCCTGTATCAACGTGTAAAAAAATTGCAGACGCCGCAGCCGCAGGGCCCCGATGGCGATGAAGCCACCAATCGCCCGAAGGTAGGCGCATTGAAGAAAATCACAGCTACCCGCAGCATCCAGCCCGTGCAGCAACAGGTATTCACCGAAGCCGATGCGCCCGGTGTGGCCAAAATGATGCGTGCCGCCGTATGCGCGGCGCCCGTTGTGGAAGCCGACCTGGAGCCCGTGTACAGCTCCGTGAAAGCGCATATGCCGCTGTACCTGCCGTATAAAAACAGCAGTACCGGCGTGTGGCAGGGCTTTTATTACAGCTGGGACAATGATAACGATGGCGCGAACGACGCGCACCGCGCCGTTGACTACGGCAAAACTTCGGTGGCGGCCGGAGAAGATCCCACTTTCGGCGTGTATGCCATTGCGCCCGGCAAGGTGATCGACGTGAAATGGTCCGACGGCGGCGGCAACATCATAACGGTGGAGCACACGGCCCCCGACGGTTACAAGTACCGGAGCACCTACCTCCATCTTCGCAACGGCTACGATAACGACCGCGCCAAAGCAAAAGCCACCAGCGGCAAATACAAGGCGTTTGCCACCAACGGCACCACCAGCGCGCTTTGCTGGGGCACCAACAGCCAGAAGATCGCCGTGAAGGTGAACGACCTGGTGAAGGCCGGGCAGTTCCTGGCGTATGCCGGCAACACCGGCTCCGGCGGCATCGGCGTGATCCTGAACGACGACGGCACCCTCAAAAACCCCGATACACGCTCATTCAACGTGCACCTGCATTTCGAAGTACGCGTGCAGGACACCAGAGCAGGGCACAGTGGCGAATGGGTGCGCATCGACCCTTACGGCTCGTACAATCATGCGGGCGTGGATTGCTACGATCTCGAAGCCACCACCCCGTACGCAAGATTGTTTGCCCCCTTCTACCCCAGCTTCCATAACGTGCCGCTCGACCTCGTGAACAAATTCTGGGGTTACTACACCGGCATGGGCATGGCCCTGCAAACGGTGAGCGTAGACAGGAACGGCGGCACCCTGTACGCGGCCGGCTCTTTCCAGTGGGGCCTGCCCGGCGCCTGGTACGCCCGTTTTTACATGACCGGCAGCACCTACCAGAGTTACTTCAACAGCTACGACCAGCAGGGCTACCGCCCCCGGCAGCTGTCCGTCACGAAAGACGCCGGCGGCAACCCGCGCTTCTCCGCCATCTGGGAAAAGAAACCCGCCGGCCAGAGCGCCGCATCGGTGCATAACCGCGACGACGCCAATTTCGACGCTCTCTGGAAAGACTATGTGGTCAACAAAAAATGGCATGTGCAGGAACACGTGGACTATACCGTGAACGGCAAGCGCTACCATGCCGCCGTGTTCGTGAACAAGCCGAACGACAACGGTTTTTACCTCTACTATGGCATGAAGGGAGCCGATTTCGACAAAAAGTTCGACGAACTGTACCCCAACTGGGAACTGCGCAGCATCAACGTCAACGGCAGCACCGTAGGCGGCGTATGGCGCCCGAAAAAGAGCAATTATGCCGCCTATTACGGCATGACCTCCGCCGGGTACCAGAGCAAATTCAATCAGTTCAGCTCCGAAGGGCTGCGCCTCATCAAAGTACAGAACTACGATAATAATGGCCGTTTCAGCGCCATCTGGGCCAAATAA
- the dusB gene encoding tRNA dihydrouridine synthase DusB, translating to MVKIDQITLPDFPLLLAPMEDVSDPPFRVVCKANGVDLVYTEFISSEGLIRDAIKCRKKLDIFDEERPTGIQIFGGDEERMAMAAKIVDVTQPELLDINFGCPVKGIVAKGAGSGVLKDVPLMVRLTEACVKSTHLPVTVKTRLGWDDATKNIEEVAERLQDVGVKALTIHGRTRCQMYKGEADWSLIAKVKNNPRIHIPIFGNGDIDSPQKALEYKNRYGVDGIMIGRAAIGYPWIFREIRHFLQTGEELPAPTVAERVDVCRRHLHKSLQWKGPVAGIYAMRRHYLSYLKGLPGIKEFRTRLVTLNEPEEINAVLDEVLRTYEGFEMEKTPIQLIDYHTNCQL from the coding sequence ATGGTAAAGATTGATCAGATAACGCTGCCGGATTTCCCGCTGCTGCTGGCGCCCATGGAAGATGTGAGCGACCCGCCGTTCCGTGTGGTATGTAAAGCCAACGGGGTCGACCTCGTGTACACCGAGTTCATTTCCAGCGAGGGCCTCATCCGCGACGCCATCAAATGCCGCAAAAAGCTCGATATTTTCGACGAGGAAAGGCCCACCGGCATCCAGATATTCGGGGGCGACGAAGAACGCATGGCGATGGCCGCGAAGATCGTGGACGTGACCCAGCCGGAGCTGCTCGACATCAATTTCGGCTGCCCCGTGAAAGGCATTGTAGCCAAAGGCGCCGGTTCCGGCGTGCTGAAAGACGTGCCCCTGATGGTGCGCCTCACGGAAGCCTGCGTCAAATCCACCCACCTGCCCGTAACGGTGAAAACCCGCCTGGGCTGGGACGATGCTACCAAAAACATCGAAGAAGTGGCTGAACGCCTCCAGGACGTGGGCGTAAAAGCCCTTACCATCCACGGCCGCACCCGCTGCCAGATGTACAAGGGCGAGGCCGACTGGAGCCTGATCGCCAAAGTGAAGAACAATCCCCGCATCCATATCCCCATTTTCGGGAACGGCGATATCGACAGCCCGCAAAAAGCGCTCGAATACAAAAACCGCTACGGCGTAGACGGTATCATGATCGGTCGCGCGGCCATCGGTTACCCCTGGATATTCCGGGAAATCCGCCATTTCCTGCAAACCGGCGAAGAACTGCCCGCGCCCACCGTGGCGGAACGGGTAGACGTGTGCCGCCGGCACCTCCACAAATCCCTGCAATGGAAAGGCCCCGTGGCCGGCATTTACGCCATGCGCCGCCACTACCTCAGCTACCTGAAAGGGTTGCCGGGCATCAAAGAATTCCGTACGCGCCTGGTAACGCTCAATGAGCCCGAGGAAATCAATGCCGTGCTCGATGAGGTGTTACGGACGTATGAAGGATTTGAAATGGAAAAAACGCCTATCCAGCTGATAGACTATCACACCAATTGCCAGTTGTAA
- a CDS encoding DinB family protein translates to MQQTKKLTIMAIIPTLLKEMAQEAQTTRKMLAIVPADQFDWQPHPKSMTLRALTGHIAEIPSWVSLVCNTAELDFAKEPYKAPVLNTTDDLMALFEKSYEEGRSELEKADEAILADHWVMRSGEEIYSDQPKSEVLRMCFCQIVHHRAQLGVYLRLLNIPIPGSYGPSADEMGN, encoded by the coding sequence ATGCAACAAACCAAAAAACTTACCATCATGGCTATCATTCCCACCCTGCTCAAAGAAATGGCGCAAGAAGCGCAAACCACCCGCAAAATGCTGGCGATCGTTCCGGCCGATCAATTCGACTGGCAACCGCACCCCAAAAGCATGACGCTGCGGGCGCTCACCGGCCATATTGCCGAAATTCCTTCCTGGGTCAGCCTCGTATGCAATACGGCCGAACTGGATTTCGCCAAGGAACCCTACAAAGCCCCTGTGCTCAATACCACGGATGATCTGATGGCGTTGTTCGAAAAATCATATGAAGAAGGCCGTTCCGAACTGGAAAAAGCGGACGAAGCCATCCTGGCCGACCATTGGGTGATGCGTTCCGGCGAAGAGATTTACAGCGACCAGCCCAAGTCCGAAGTGCTGCGCATGTGTTTCTGCCAGATCGTGCACCACCGCGCGCAGCTGGGCGTTTACCTGCGCCTGCTCAACATCCCCATCCCCGGCAGCTACGGGCCGAGCGCGGATGAAATGGGGAATTAA
- a CDS encoding DUF3817 domain-containing protein, translated as MNATKRLRIVAWLEGISFLVLLFIAMPMKYFADEPWLNKQVGMAHGVLFVLYVILVIEVKIALNWSIRKTAIALGASILPFGTFFINNRWIHRPE; from the coding sequence ATGAACGCAACTAAAAGATTACGGATCGTTGCCTGGCTGGAAGGCATTTCCTTTCTTGTTTTGTTATTTATCGCCATGCCGATGAAGTATTTCGCGGACGAGCCGTGGCTGAACAAACAGGTGGGCATGGCGCATGGCGTGCTGTTTGTGCTGTATGTGATCCTCGTGATAGAAGTGAAGATCGCGCTGAACTGGAGCATCAGAAAGACGGCCATCGCCCTGGGGGCTTCCATCCTGCCTTTCGGCACGTTTTTTATCAATAACAGGTGGATTCACCGCCCGGAATAA
- a CDS encoding ABC transporter ATP-binding protein, which produces MKRPGRKPGEPDVSFRERMVALRNLPAFFKLVWQTSPALTISNIVLRGLQSAIPLALLYVGKLIIDEVVRMTQLKGDLSYQYLWELVALEFALVIASGALGRAISLLDGMLGEQVANYTSVRIMQHAATLDLDQFEDSTFYDKLERARQQTMGRTILLSQVLSQVQDVITMVFLAAGLVSFSPWLILLLLISVLPAFLAETHFNDRFYALAWGQTSDRRELDYIRFLGASDESVKEVKIFNLSDYLVQRFRTLSDKFYNDKKQLSIRYNIWAVLFAIIGSAGYYTAYVIIILQTVKGQLTIGDLAFLGGSFRQLRGLLEGVLMRFTSVTQGAIYLRDLFEFFEIAPRITEQPNARPFPNPIREGFVFENVGFRYLHSERWANRHLNFTLHAGEKLALVGENGAGKTTLVKLLARLYDPTEGRILLDGHDLREYNLKELRKQVGVIFQDFQRYQMTLQQNIAVGNIEELNNQVMIENAAYKSMANELTERLPGRYGQMLGRRFNNGIELSGGEWQKIALARAYMKNAQLLILDEPTAALDARAEYEVFLRFADLTKGKSAVLISHRFSTVRMADRILVLEQGQLIEIGSHEELLAKGGRYAELFHLQAQGYR; this is translated from the coding sequence ATGAAAAGACCCGGCAGAAAACCCGGAGAGCCCGATGTAAGTTTCCGGGAGAGGATGGTGGCGCTGCGTAACCTGCCCGCTTTTTTTAAACTGGTATGGCAAACGAGCCCGGCGCTGACCATCAGCAACATCGTTTTGAGGGGCCTGCAATCCGCCATCCCGCTGGCCCTGCTGTATGTGGGCAAGCTGATCATCGACGAGGTGGTGCGGATGACGCAGCTGAAGGGCGATCTGAGTTACCAGTACCTCTGGGAACTGGTGGCGCTGGAGTTTGCGCTGGTGATCGCCAGCGGCGCCCTGGGCCGGGCCATTTCGCTGCTCGACGGCATGCTGGGCGAACAGGTGGCCAACTATACCTCCGTGCGCATCATGCAGCATGCCGCCACGCTCGACCTCGACCAGTTCGAGGATTCCACCTTTTACGACAAGCTGGAGCGCGCCCGTCAGCAGACGATGGGCCGCACCATTTTATTGTCGCAGGTGCTTTCACAGGTGCAGGACGTCATTACCATGGTGTTTCTTGCCGCGGGGCTGGTCAGCTTCAGCCCCTGGCTGATCTTGTTGCTGCTGATCTCCGTGCTGCCCGCATTCCTTGCCGAAACCCATTTCAACGACCGCTTCTATGCGCTGGCCTGGGGGCAGACGTCCGACCGCCGGGAGCTCGACTATATCCGTTTCCTCGGCGCGAGCGACGAATCGGTGAAGGAGGTGAAAATCTTCAACCTGTCCGATTATCTCGTGCAGCGCTTCCGCACACTGTCCGACAAATTTTACAACGATAAAAAACAGCTCTCGATCCGCTACAACATCTGGGCGGTGCTGTTCGCCATCATCGGCAGCGCGGGGTACTACACGGCGTACGTCATCATCATCCTGCAAACCGTCAAAGGCCAGCTCACCATCGGCGACCTGGCGTTTCTCGGCGGATCGTTCCGCCAGTTGCGCGGTTTGCTGGAGGGGGTGCTGATGCGTTTTACCAGCGTGACGCAAGGCGCCATTTACCTGCGCGACCTGTTCGAGTTTTTTGAAATTGCGCCGCGCATTACCGAGCAGCCCAATGCCCGGCCGTTTCCCAATCCCATCCGCGAAGGTTTTGTGTTCGAGAACGTCGGGTTCCGTTACCTGCATTCGGAACGCTGGGCCAACCGCCACCTGAATTTTACGCTGCATGCCGGCGAAAAGCTGGCGCTGGTAGGGGAGAACGGGGCCGGGAAAACCACGCTGGTGAAATTGCTGGCAAGGCTGTACGACCCCACGGAAGGCCGCATCCTGCTCGACGGGCACGACCTGCGGGAGTATAACCTGAAGGAACTGCGGAAACAGGTAGGCGTTATTTTCCAGGACTTCCAGCGTTACCAGATGACGCTTCAGCAAAACATCGCCGTGGGCAATATCGAGGAACTGAACAACCAGGTGATGATCGAAAACGCCGCCTACAAGAGCATGGCCAACGAGCTCACGGAACGATTGCCCGGCCGGTACGGCCAGATGCTCGGCCGCCGCTTCAACAACGGCATAGAGCTTTCTGGCGGCGAGTGGCAGAAGATCGCCCTGGCCCGCGCGTACATGAAAAACGCCCAGTTGCTCATCCTCGACGAACCTACCGCCGCGCTCGACGCCCGGGCGGAATACGAGGTGTTCCTCCGTTTTGCGGACCTCACCAAAGGCAAATCCGCCGTACTGATATCGCACCGGTTTTCCACGGTGCGGATGGCCGACCGTATCCTGGTGCTGGAGCAGGGTCAGCTGATCGAGATCGGCAGCCACGAGGAGCTGCTGGCAAAAGGAGGGCGTTATGCTGAACTGTTCCATCTCCAGGCGCAGGGCTACCGCTAA
- a CDS encoding ABC transporter permease — translation MLKNYFSIAWRNIRKNGLYSVVNITGLSIGIAFTLLIAVYIWSETKVNGGLREAGQQYILQSKWKDASQGYKEATMGPLPRMLKEQYPHLVKNYFRIDGVTTNVSKGEKSFRQEVAICDTTLLDMYGFKLLHGHPATAFSAPFSTVVTAECAQKYFGKTDVIGESLTVESFSGTRQEFQITGVMAPTAKNTVTHWADAPQQLFIPLANQPYFNRMPLDDWNNQYTLGFIELQPGVQPSALDKPLRDILRAHASPAIVSALQPYMVGLKEYYLVYNNGMVKKMLYALSLIALFILLMAMINFVNMSISRSASRMKEIGIRKVMGGLKRQLIIQFLTESVLLVFFATVLALAICIPLGSFFGSIVGSKLPAAGTLPLYFFVLPFVLAVLTGVIAGLYPALVLTSLRSVDSLKGKLTGVKDHVLLRKSLVAFQFGTAIVVLVSAILVSKQTDLFFSDHLGYDKDMIVAAQVPRDWTPQGVRRMENVRNQLAAMPEVQSVTLAFELPNGNNSGSFSMYRAGTDSTTAVPSKILMTDERYAATYAIPMAAGRFFGENDSMKTVINRTQAAALGWKDPAEAVGRQVRVPGDPFVYTVSGVTEDFHFSSMQEAISPISFLHVKRTSTYRFLALKMKPGNIGHTIGAIEKKWAALMPGAPFEYVFIDDALKKLYRTELQMKKAFYTATGISLIIVLLGVLGLISLSVQKRTREIGIRKVLGASVQGIIALFMKEFAVVMVAAVVSACPVAYWFMNNWLNGYVYRIGITAQPFIITIGLLGALTALLIVTQTVKTALANPTKSLRTD, via the coding sequence ATGCTTAAAAACTACTTCAGTATAGCCTGGCGCAACATCCGCAAAAACGGTTTGTATTCCGTCGTGAACATCACCGGCCTTTCCATCGGTATCGCCTTCACCCTGCTGATCGCGGTTTATATCTGGAGTGAAACGAAAGTGAACGGCGGCCTTCGGGAGGCTGGCCAGCAGTACATCCTGCAAAGCAAATGGAAAGACGCCAGCCAGGGTTACAAAGAAGCCACCATGGGGCCATTGCCCAGGATGCTGAAAGAACAGTACCCCCACCTCGTGAAAAATTACTTCCGGATCGACGGGGTCACCACGAATGTATCCAAAGGCGAAAAGAGCTTCCGGCAGGAGGTGGCCATCTGCGACACCACGCTGCTCGACATGTATGGCTTCAAACTGCTGCACGGCCATCCCGCCACCGCTTTTTCCGCGCCGTTCTCCACGGTGGTCACGGCGGAATGCGCGCAGAAATATTTCGGCAAAACCGATGTCATCGGAGAATCCCTGACGGTGGAAAGCTTTTCGGGCACGCGGCAGGAATTCCAGATCACCGGCGTAATGGCGCCCACCGCCAAAAATACCGTCACCCATTGGGCCGATGCGCCGCAGCAACTGTTTATTCCCCTGGCCAACCAGCCTTATTTCAACAGGATGCCGCTCGATGACTGGAACAACCAGTATACGCTCGGCTTTATAGAGCTTCAGCCCGGCGTACAGCCGTCCGCGCTCGATAAACCCCTGCGGGACATCCTCCGGGCGCATGCATCGCCGGCGATCGTCAGCGCGCTGCAGCCGTACATGGTGGGACTGAAAGAATATTACCTTGTGTACAACAACGGCATGGTTAAAAAGATGCTGTACGCGCTTTCCCTCATTGCCCTCTTTATCCTGCTCATGGCGATGATCAACTTCGTGAACATGTCCATAAGCCGCTCCGCATCCCGCATGAAAGAAATCGGCATTCGTAAAGTGATGGGCGGGCTGAAGCGGCAGCTGATCATACAGTTCCTTACCGAATCCGTACTGCTGGTGTTTTTCGCCACAGTGCTCGCCTTAGCGATCTGTATACCGCTGGGTAGCTTCTTCGGCAGCATCGTCGGTTCCAAATTGCCGGCGGCCGGTACGCTTCCGCTCTACTTTTTTGTGCTGCCCTTTGTGCTCGCCGTCTTAACAGGCGTGATCGCGGGCCTTTACCCGGCGCTGGTGCTCACGTCCCTGCGGTCGGTAGACTCCCTGAAAGGCAAACTCACCGGGGTCAAAGACCATGTTCTGCTACGGAAGTCGCTGGTGGCTTTCCAGTTCGGCACCGCCATCGTGGTGCTCGTGTCCGCCATCCTCGTATCCAAACAAACCGACCTGTTTTTCAGCGACCACCTGGGGTACGACAAGGATATGATCGTGGCCGCGCAGGTGCCGCGCGACTGGACGCCGCAGGGCGTACGGCGCATGGAAAATGTGCGCAACCAGCTCGCTGCTATGCCCGAAGTACAGTCCGTAACGCTCGCCTTTGAATTGCCCAACGGCAACAACTCCGGCAGCTTCTCCATGTACCGCGCCGGTACCGATTCCACTACCGCGGTGCCGAGCAAGATCCTGATGACGGATGAACGTTACGCGGCCACCTACGCCATCCCCATGGCGGCCGGGCGTTTCTTCGGGGAGAACGATTCGATGAAGACCGTGATCAACCGCACACAGGCGGCGGCGCTGGGCTGGAAAGATCCCGCCGAAGCCGTAGGCCGGCAGGTACGTGTGCCCGGCGATCCCTTCGTATACACCGTTTCCGGCGTAACCGAAGATTTCCATTTCAGTTCCATGCAGGAGGCCATTTCGCCCATCTCGTTCCTGCACGTGAAACGCACCTCCACCTACCGCTTCCTCGCCCTCAAAATGAAACCTGGCAATATCGGCCACACCATCGGCGCCATTGAAAAAAAATGGGCCGCCCTCATGCCGGGCGCGCCGTTTGAATATGTGTTCATCGATGATGCGCTGAAAAAACTCTATCGCACGGAGCTGCAAATGAAAAAAGCTTTTTATACCGCTACGGGCATTTCACTGATCATCGTGCTGCTCGGCGTACTGGGGCTGATTTCGCTGAGCGTGCAGAAACGCACCCGTGAAATCGGTATCCGGAAAGTGCTGGGCGCTTCGGTACAGGGGATCATCGCCCTCTTTATGAAAGAGTTCGCCGTGGTGATGGTGGCCGCCGTGGTGAGCGCCTGCCCCGTGGCATACTGGTTCATGAACAACTGGCTGAACGGATATGTGTACCGCATCGGCATCACCGCCCAGCCGTTTATCATCACCATCGGGCTGCTCGGTGCGTTAACGGCGTTGCTGATCGTTACGCAAACGGTCAAAACCGCACTGGCCAATCCCACCAAAAGCCTGCGGACGGATTGA
- a CDS encoding DeoR/GlpR family DNA-binding transcription regulator gives MNITDRHQLILQKLQENGRVDIQELSESLQVSGVTIRKDLKLLEEKKLLYRTKGGGSTQNPYTIERPINEKEFIKSEEKKKIAKAALSLIGQNDSIIIGSGTTVFELARALHPAKHLTVITPALKVALELCNRPHVDVLQIGGLIHQSSSAAAGSFAERLLDDISCGVLFVGVDGIDPEFGLSITNLSEASLNMKMIGLSQTVVVMADSSKFDRRGIGRICSLEQVDYIITDNLVPHETVRMLTERGVKVIIAE, from the coding sequence ATGAATATTACCGACAGGCACCAGCTGATCCTCCAGAAACTGCAGGAGAACGGCCGGGTGGATATCCAGGAATTGAGTGAATCATTGCAGGTTTCAGGGGTGACCATCCGGAAAGACCTGAAGCTGCTGGAAGAAAAAAAGCTGTTGTACCGTACCAAGGGCGGCGGTTCCACCCAGAACCCCTATACTATCGAGCGCCCCATCAACGAAAAGGAATTCATCAAGTCGGAGGAAAAGAAAAAGATCGCCAAGGCGGCTTTGAGCCTCATCGGCCAGAACGATTCGATCATTATCGGCTCGGGCACCACGGTGTTTGAGCTGGCCCGTGCGCTGCATCCGGCCAAACATCTCACCGTGATCACGCCGGCGCTGAAAGTGGCGCTGGAATTGTGCAACCGCCCGCATGTAGACGTGCTCCAGATCGGCGGCCTGATCCACCAGAGCTCTTCCGCCGCCGCGGGCTCGTTCGCCGAGCGGCTGCTCGACGATATTTCCTGCGGGGTATTGTTTGTGGGGGTAGACGGCATCGACCCGGAATTCGGGCTGTCCATCACGAACCTCTCCGAAGCGAGCCTCAACATGAAAATGATCGGCCTGTCGCAAACCGTTGTAGTGATGGCCGACAGCTCCAAGTTCGACCGCCGCGGCATCGGCCGCATCTGCAGCCTCGAGCAGGTGGATTATATCATCACCGACAACCTGGTGCCGCACGAAACCGTGCGGATGCTGACGGAGCGCGGGGTGAAGGTGATCATCGCGGAATAA
- a CDS encoding MFS transporter, giving the protein MSTFYEKTGIPKQLLWGYIGIMIFMMGDGIEQGWLSPYLVDHGMSVQQSATLFTVYGITIAISAWFSGVLAEGFGVKRTMAAGLLLYCLGTVGFVGFGMPELNFPVMLLTYALRGFGYPLFAYSFLVWIAYSSPQKQLGRAVGWFWFVFTGGLNVLGAYYSSWAITQFGHLNTLWTSLFWALLGAFFALVLNRNSAQKTAAAPGNRAQELIKGLTIVREEPKVLLGGIVRVINTTAQFAFPVFLPMYMARHGFDTTQWLQIWGTIFTANIIFNLIFGFVGDRLGWRNTIMWFGGAGCAATTLLFYYSPQIWEGSFWMVMTAGVLWGAFLAGYVPLTALVPSLVQKDKGAAMAILNLGAGLPVFVGPAIVGLFIGVAGEEGVIWILAVLYVISAILARFITLPDNAKTLHHHTIKTEQYA; this is encoded by the coding sequence ATGTCAACGTTTTATGAAAAAACAGGAATTCCTAAACAATTATTATGGGGGTATATCGGCATCATGATCTTCATGATGGGCGATGGTATCGAGCAGGGCTGGCTAAGCCCGTACCTGGTAGATCACGGCATGAGCGTGCAGCAAAGCGCCACCCTTTTTACCGTGTACGGCATCACCATCGCCATTTCCGCCTGGTTTTCGGGCGTACTGGCGGAAGGCTTCGGCGTCAAGCGTACCATGGCGGCGGGTTTGTTGCTCTATTGCCTGGGTACGGTCGGTTTTGTGGGCTTCGGCATGCCGGAGCTGAATTTCCCCGTGATGCTGCTCACCTATGCGCTCCGCGGTTTCGGCTATCCCCTGTTCGCCTATTCTTTCCTCGTCTGGATCGCTTACAGCAGCCCGCAGAAACAGCTGGGCCGCGCGGTGGGCTGGTTCTGGTTCGTATTCACCGGCGGGTTGAACGTGCTTGGCGCTTATTATTCCAGCTGGGCCATCACTCAATTCGGCCATCTCAATACTTTATGGACCTCGTTGTTCTGGGCATTGCTCGGCGCTTTCTTCGCCCTCGTGCTCAACAGGAACAGCGCGCAGAAAACGGCGGCGGCACCGGGCAACCGCGCCCAGGAACTGATCAAGGGGCTTACCATCGTCAGGGAAGAACCGAAAGTATTGCTGGGCGGCATCGTGCGCGTGATCAACACCACGGCGCAGTTCGCCTTCCCGGTGTTCCTTCCCATGTACATGGCGCGCCATGGTTTCGATACCACGCAGTGGCTCCAGATCTGGGGCACCATCTTCACGGCCAACATCATCTTTAACCTGATTTTCGGGTTCGTGGGCGACCGCCTCGGCTGGCGCAACACCATCATGTGGTTCGGCGGCGCAGGCTGCGCGGCCACCACCCTGCTGTTCTATTATTCCCCGCAGATCTGGGAAGGCAGTTTCTGGATGGTAATGACGGCCGGCGTACTCTGGGGCGCGTTCCTTGCAGGCTATGTGCCTTTAACGGCACTGGTGCCCTCGCTCGTACAAAAAGACAAAGGCGCCGCCATGGCTATCCTCAACCTGGGCGCCGGCCTGCCGGTGTTCGTGGGGCCCGCCATCGTGGGGCTTTTCATCGGCGTGGCGGGAGAAGAAGGCGTGATCTGGATACTGGCGGTGCTGTATGTGATCAGCGCCATCCTGGCCCGCTTCATCACCCTGCCGGACAATGCTAAAACGCTTCATCATCATACGATTAAAACAGAACAATACGCATGA